The following coding sequences are from one Biomphalaria glabrata chromosome 8, xgBioGlab47.1, whole genome shotgun sequence window:
- the LOC106067324 gene encoding D(2) dopamine receptor A-like: MHPTEKTSSEVFSLPENFSNVTSIEEVNQEKLITLIPVILLFAIFLVIGVIGNSLVVYVFGFKMKSGTQNILIVILALFDVLTSLLSIPHEITVSVFIVMYPSAISCKIFRFINTFCSAGSMFTLLLIAVDRYRKICLPLRPQMYTRHVKRSMIPILIFAVLISLPAFAVHGQRTIDTDIPGLYGKDCSTPDEIGKTIIPLIYNLVMFLVFFTITIALAVLYTFILRETNRHNREKSLRAKYNLPSSSNSSSDRTPAATNTSFETASVKNSKLDITQESDVGSESSCYTLGQSAFNLEQTIDPSTKTDDPRYTQLPPSSEIQTKDLQTLDVSQTCVKPKRVIRPGKYFFTKAQKAKVSKSVSKSVLSKNSSNPAKATKRRFKNKTTIIAFLVTLVFILSFLPHFILQVTKFSKLIVDYRLHGAGLAAYNIFLRSYFINSVSNPFIYGVLNTRFSSEVGRLWRRLTCRS; encoded by the exons ATGCATCCAACTGAGAAGACATCCTCTGAAGTGTTCTCGCTACCTGAGAATTTCTCAAACGTCACTTCCATCGAGGAAGTGAACCAAGAGAAACTGATCACGCTCATTCCTGTCATCTTACTGTTCGCCATTTTCCTGGTCATCGGTGTTATTGGCAACAGTTTGGTCGTCTACGTCTTTGGATTCAAGATGAAGTCTGGCACGCAGAACATCTTGATAGTGATCCTGGCGCTGTTCGATGTGCTGACCAGCTTGCTGTCCATCCCGCACGAGATTACAGTGTCCGTGTTCATTGTCATGTATCCATCGGCGATCTCCTGCAAGATTTTTAG ATTCATCAATACATTTTGCTCGGCTGGTTCAATGTTTACTCTGCTCCTCATAGCTGTGGACAGATACAGGAAGATTTGCTTGCCTCTCAGGCCCCAGATGTACACCAGGCACGTCAAAAGGTCCATGATCCCCATCTTGATATTCGCCGTCCTCATCTCACTACCTGCCTTTGCTGTGCACGGCCAGCGCACTATCGACACGGACATTCCCGGGCTGTACGGCAAGGACTGCTCGACCCCGGACGAAATAGGGAAAACCATCATCCCTTTGATCTACAACTTGGTCATGTTCCTGGTTTTTTTTACCATCACCATAGCCCTGGCCGTGCTGTACACGTTCATTCTAAGGGAGACAAACAGGCATAACAGAGAAAAATCGCTAAGAGCCAAGTATAACCTCCCTTCCTCGTCCAACTCTAGCTCAGATCGCACACCCGCAGCGACCAACACATCCTTTGAAACGGCGTCGGTGAAAAACTCAAAGCTTGACATAACCCAAGAATCAGACGTCGGCAGCGAATCGTCCTGCTACACTCTTGGACAGTCAGCGTTTAATCTTGAGCAGACCATTGACCCATCCACTAAAACAGACGATCCCAGATATACGCAGCTCCCGCCGTCCAGCGAAATACAAACAAAGGACTTGCAAACACTAGATGTCTCCCAGACATGTGTCAAACCAAAGCGTGTTATCCGTcctggaaaatattttttcaccaAGGCCCAAAAGGCCAAAGTGTCCAAGTCAGTGTCCAAGTCGGTGCTATCCAAGAATTCGTCTAATCCAGCCAAAGCAACAAAGAGGCGCTTCAAAAATAAGACGACCATCATAGCTTTCTTGGTGACTCTTGTTTTCATCCTCAGCTTTCTGCCACATTTCATCCTTCAAGTCACCAAGTTCAGTAAGTTGATTGTGGATTATAGACTCCATGGCGCAGGCCTAGCTGCGTATAACATCTTCCTCCGATCGTATTTTATAAACTCTGTGTCCAATCCCTTTATCTACGGGGTGTTGAACACACGGTTTAGCAGTGAAGTTGGACGTCTGTGGAGGAGGTTAACTTGTAGATCTTAG